ACACTTAATGTATAAAGAATTAATCTAACATTAGTGCTATCCCGTAAAGTTGATCTAGCTCGAAAAATGATAACGAGCAAAATCTTGATAATAAACAATGTTAACGCATTCCCAAACGCGTTAACACTGAATACCATTAAGCAACAATATTAACGCTTGCTTTTAACTACTGGTAAGTTTGCACCTTGCCATTCACCCATGCCACCTTTAAGGTTAAACACGTTTTCAAATCCTTGTTTCGTAAGAAGTTGAGCTGCTTGGCCTGATGTCATACCTGAGTTACATACTAATATAATGGGGCTAGTTTTGAACTTTTCAAGGCTAGAGACTTGATTATTTTTAATTTCTGATAAGGTCACATTAAGCGCATCAACAATATGCCCTTTTTTAAATTCTTCTTTTCCACGTACATCAACCACTTTGGCATCTTGCTTATTCACCATGAGGGTTAGCTCTTGATGACTGACGTTTTTCACTTTTGATGTACCAGACTTAATGACACTAACAACAAGTGCTACAAACAAGCCGACCCACGCTAAACTTAACATAGGGTTCGCTTTAAAAAATTCCATATATTCTTGCATAATTACTGATTTCTCTGACGATGACTAAGATGAGATGGCCCCGAGTATATCGTTTTGCTCGGTAGTTTTCATTAAAGAAACACCGAAAATAAACCCTTTAAGCAGAGTTATTCGTGACTCGCCCCTCGTTATCAGCAGCTTTGGTTATATCTTCAAACCTATATGCCTTTTGTAGGCTATCGATAAGTAGTAATATTCATACAATTAAAATTTTATAACACTTCTATTTTAACTTTTATAAGGTATTTGCATAATGACAAAAAAACGTCCACTCGCATTACTTATCCTTGATGGCTGGGGTCATAGTGAAGACACGCAAGATAACGCGGTTTTTCATGCTAACACCCCTGTTTTAGATAAGCTCAATGCACAATACGCACACAGTCTTATCTCAGGTTCAGGTATTGACGTCGGCTTGCCCGATGGTCAAATGGGTAACTCTGAAGTCGGTCATATCAATATTGGTTCTGGCCGCATTGTGTATCAAGAACTCACTCGTATTAGTAAAGCGATTGCCGACCATGAGTTTGAACAGAACCCAGCGCTTAGTGATGCAGTAGATAAAGCGATTGCCGCTAACGGTGCAGTACACATAATGGGACTATTGTCTGCCGGTGGTGTGCACAGCCATGAAGAACACATTGAAGCAATGTGTCGTATGGCCGTTAAACGCGGTGCAACTAAGGTATATTTACACGCCTTTCTAGATGGCCGAGATACACCGCCACGTAGTGCTAAAAATAGCTTAGTTCACTTTGATGAGCTATTTGCTGAATTAGGTCATGGCCGTACAGCCTCAATTATTGGCCGCTACTTTGCTATGGATCGCGACAATCGTTGGGACCGTGTATCACAAGCCTACGAATTAATTACTGAAGGTAAAGCCAAGTTCACTTATGGTTCTGCGCCTGAAGCGCTTGACACGGCATATACTCGTGACGAAAACGATGAGTTTGTTGCGGCATCGGCGATTGTTGATGCTCAAGGCGAAGCTGTGGAGCTAAATGATAACGATACGCTTATCTTTATGAACTTCCGCGCTGATCGTGCTCGTCAAATTACGCGTACCTTTGTGAATCCTGATTTTGATGGTTTTGTACGTAATAAAACACCAAAAATCAACTTTGTGATGCTGACTGACTATGCAGCAGATATTAATGCTCCGGTAGCCTATCCATCGAGTGATTTAGTTAATACCTTAGGTGAAACCCTGCAAAATCTAAATAAAACTCAGTTGCGCATTTCAGAAACTGAAAAATATGCTCATGTGACTTTCTTTTTCAATGGTGGCAAGGAAGAGCCATTTGAAGGTGAGGATCGCATTTTAATTCAGTCACCAAAAGTAGCAACTTATGATTTGCAACCTGAAATGAGCTCAACAGAATTAACCGATAAATTGGTCGCTGCAATTGAGTCGACAAAGTACGATGTGATCATTTGTAATTATCCAAATGGTGACATGGTAGGCCATAGCGGTAAATTTGAAGCGGCAGTTAAAGCTTGTGAAGCTGTTGATGCTTGTATCGGTCGTGTTGTAGAAGCCTTGGCTAAAGTCGATGGCGAATGCTTAATTACTGCCGATCATGGTAACGCAGAGAAAATGACAGATCCGTCTAACGGGCAAGCATTTACTGCGCATACGAGTAACTTAGTCCCCTTCATTTATGTCGGCCGTGATGCGGTAATAAAAGATGGTGGACGCTTGAGCGATATTGCGCCAACTATGTTAACCTTAATGGGCCAAAGCATCCCCAAAGAAATGAGTGGACGCTGTATCATTGACCTTAAAGAGTAAACATTAACTCGTGATAACTCGTTTATTTGTTAAAGCCAGCATTTGTGCTGGCTTTCTAATCTTTTCATTTACGGCAACTAGTGCTGATTTGTCTTCACGTCAATCGGCTTTGAAGTCTATTCAAGCACAAATCAATCAACAACAAAATTCTCTCAAAGATACTTCCAAGCAACGTGAGAAGCTCATTTCGTTGCTTAAAAGTGATGAGAAAGCGATTGCAAGGGCCGCTCAAAAAGTCAATCAATCACAAACTTCACTCACGACCGTTAATAGCAAACTTCGCGATCTTGATAAGCAACAAGTCGAGCTTGCTGGCCTCAAAAGTAGTCAACAAGAGACGCTGTCAAAACAGTTGTCTAGTGCATACCTGGCCGGGAATCATGACTACACAAAAATGATGCTCAATCAACAAAACCCTGCCACCGTTGAGCGCATGCTGGCTTACTATCAATTTCTAAATAATGCCCGCATTAAAGCGATTAAGCAGCTAAAGCAAACCAGCATAGACTTAGACAAAGTAAAACAACAGCAAGTTACGGCACAGCAAAAGCTTAATGTATTGGTAATAGAACAAAAAAAGCAGGCCCTGCAATTAACTAAAGAGCAAGGTCAACGCCAACAAACATTAACTCAATTGCAACGAACGCTATCAAGTAAAGGGGCAGAGTTAGAGCAATTGCAAATAGAAGAGGCGAGTTTAAAACGCATCGTACAACAAGCTATGGTTGCCGCCAAAGCCAATCCAACGATGGATGGATTAGTCAGCCAGAAAGGCAAATTAAAATGGCCAACGAACGGTAGAATGAGTAACCGTTTTGGTAGCAGCCGCTCAGGTCAAATTGTTTGGAAAGGTGCTGTACTTGCTGCACCTGAAGGACAAAACATCAATGCTGTTGCATCGGGAAAGGTAATTTATGCCGACTGGTTACGAGGTTTTGGTATGGTGCTAGTCATTGATCATGGCAAGGGATATATGAGCCTCTATGGTCATGCTCAAACACTACTAAGACAACCTGGCGATATGGTTAAAACAGGTGAGTCTATTGCGCTTGTAGGTCGCTCTGGTGGACAAAGTGTGCCAGGACTATACTTTGAGATCCGTAATAAAGGTAAAGCTGTCGATCCAGCCTATTATTGTCGTTAAACTTAACTTTAAGGATATGTTATAGATTCTATAATTAATTATCGCGGAGCATAAATACTGGCTAAGACCTTGCCAACTAATAATTTACAAACTAATACCCAGCAAAGTAATGCTGCCCCGCAGCGATATCAACGGTCATAACTGTATCTATTATTGTGCCTATAACTGTATCGATAATTGTGCCAGTATCATTGAACAATATAATTCACCCAACTAAATAAGCTAAATTTGTGCGCAATCAACTATTAATTCTACTCTGCCTCTGTAGCATTATGCCCGCTACGGCTGCCAAAATAGCCATTATCATTGACGATATTGGTTATCGATTAACTGACGAAGCTGCATTGTCATTACCAACAGCTATCACTTTATCGGTATTACCTCACACTCCGTTAGGACAAAAACTGGCGAACGAAGGTTATAAAAAAGGCCATGAGATAATGTTACACCTACCAATGCAAGCCTTAAATGGCAAAGCATTAGGCCCAGGAGGGTTAACTAATGACATGACTGAGGTGCAAATTAAACAACAATTACAAAGAGCATTCTCTAGTATCCCGTTTGCTAAGGGAGCTAATAATCATATGGGCAGTTTACTGACTCAAATGGATGAGCCGATGTTATGGGTAATGCAAAGCTTAAAACAACAGCAGTTGTTTTTTGTTGATAGCTTTACCACTAAATATACCAAAGCCAGCAACAAGGCGATGCAACTCGGAGTTCCATCTCTTAGAAGAAACATATTTTTAGATAATGACATTAGCAAGCATGCACTTGAAAAGCAGTTCCAGCAGATGATTACACAATCGAAACGGCAAGATAAACTGATTGTTATTGCGCATCCTTACCCACAAACTATTCGTTTTTTAAACGCTAATTTAGCCCGCTTAAGTGATAATGGCATCACATTAGTACCAACATCTCAATTATTTGATGATATGGATATCGCTGCAGCCACCCAACTTAATCTATCTGCAACACTGAAATAGATAAGTCCGGTAACGTAGATAAAATCTCAGATTTATTAGCAACAATATCAGCTAGCGTATATTGATCTAGAACCGCCAAGTATGCTGTAACAGCTTGAGCCAAAACCCCTTTTAATTGGCATATAGGTGTAAAACGGCAGTAAGGTGATTCACAGTCAATAGGTGATAACGTGTTTTCTAAATCACGCACTAATTGACCAATTAATACCTTATCTGCGACTTTTGCTAATCTAAAGCCACCACTTTTGCCTCTGACCGTTTGCAAATATCCCATTTTACCCAATTGATGAATAATCTTTGCGACATGGTTTGAAGATAGCTCAAATACACTCGTCACTTCTGCAATTCGAAATAAACTTTCTCGTTCAGGTTGCACCGCAAGATACATTAAAATGCGGATACCAAAATCTGTATATCGGGTTAATTGCATAGTCTAAAATATCCAAGATGAGTAATAAATGCAGGTTAGCATGTTGAAGACTCCAAATCAGTGATCAACCATAAAGCTTGCTCATTTGTCGTACCGCAAGCATCAATACTTGCACTAAACTCAGCACATACATCGGGACGGTCTGGCAGACCAAATATCATACAAAAATTATCATCATTTAATTGAATACAACGCACCCCAGCAGGTTTACCCTTGGGCATGCCTGGTATTACACTGGTAATAGAAGGCGCGATACAGCAGAGCACACAACCCAGACGACAATTCATAGTCCTACCTACTCAGTAAAACAACACTATAGCGTAAAATCTCATCTCTATAACAACATGTTTAATTACATTATTGATCACTACAATAATTGAAACTGCGGCCAACCTAAGGCAAGTTACTGTTGATATATTTTTTTTAATTATTTCATTGTCGTATATTAGCTCACATTTTTAGTTTTTATGCATTAAGCCTACAACAACCATAATGCTGACTCTTCTACACAAATCTGAAGCAAAATGAACTTTGTGACAAATCGATGATCAGATCTGGTAACTCAATCAATTTGCAGATTAATAATGTCTATTTTCAACGCAGAGCAATGGTCATACAATCACTTTAAAAACGGTTCATTTGGTGACTCACGTCGCACTGACCGTGTCATCGAAGTTGCTGCCGACATGGCGCGTTGTAGCGGTAAGTCAATCGCTTTATCATGTCGAGGTAATGAAGCTAAAGTTGAAGGGGCTTATCGATTGATCCGTAATGACAACATTTCTCCAGAAGTGATTAGAGCTTCTGGTTTTCAACATACTGCAGAGCTTGCCCAGCCCTATGCTGAGATATTAGCCATTGATGACACCACTGCGTTGAGTTACAAACACCAAGTAGCACAAGAGCTTGGCAAACTGGGGACGACGACAGATAAATCACGTGGTTGGTGGGTTCATTCAACCCTGCTATTAGACAGCTTCACGACTCAGACTATCGGGCTTATTCATCAAGAATACTGGCTTCGTCCTAATAACCCTGAAGATGCTGACGAAAAAGAAAGTGGTAAGTGGTCAGAAGCGTCCTATTTCTGCCGTCAACGCTTGGGAGACATCATGTCACGGGTCATTTCAGTGTGTGACAGAGAAGCAGATATATTGAGTTATATTCAAGATAAGCAGAAGCATAATGAACGTTTCGTTGTTCGAGCGAAACATTCAAGAGCACTGGTTGAGACAGGACCTAAGTTATTTGAACACCTTGAGTCACAAGCAGAACTGGGTGAATACACTATCGATATCGCCCAGAAAGGGACAAAAAATAGTAAAGGGAAGCCTGTAAACCGCGTAGCCAGAAAAGCCAAGCTAACCATTAAAGTGGCACAGGTTACCTTCAAAGCAAAAGGTGAAACTCAGCCTGTCAATGTGGTGTACGCTCAAGAAAAAACATCAAAAAACGTGACCGAGCCGTTGCGCTGGATGTTATTAACAACAGAGCCAATCGATACGTTAATTCAAGCACTTCATATTATTGATATTTACACCGCAAGATGGCGAATTGAAGATTTTCATAAAGCATGGAAAACGGGTGCAGGAGCTGAGCGCCAAAGAATGACAGAGCCTAAGAATTTAGAAAGAGCGGTTTCAATCTTAGCGTTTATCGGCGTCCGTTTACTGCAACTCAGAGAAGCCATCACCCTCCCTTATTATTTACGTAAAAAAGGGCTGCTTGAGGAGGCCAAAGCAGTGGAGGCTCAACGCTGTGACACGGTGCTCGAAGAAGATGAATGGAAGGTGCTAATGCGGTTTAATAAGCCTAGAGGGCATAAAGATAAAGGAGCGCCGAGTCTGAAGTGGGCGTATCAATCAATCGCAAAGCTGGGTGGTTTCACCGATACCAAACGAACAGGGATCGCAAGCTGGACGGCGGTTTGGGAAGGTTGGAGTACATTACAGTCTCATGTTGTAGGCTACCGAGTCGCGAAAGAAATGATTGCTGATGGCGAGAGCTTATGAGATCTGATCAAGAGACAGACCATAATGGTATGGTATACCCTCTTATTGAATAAGGAAATTATCCATGAAACGTCCTGTAATTCTAGACTGTGATCCCGGTCATGATGATGCTATCTCACTTATTTTAGCACTCAGCTCAGTAAAACTTGATGTACTCGCTGTGACGACCAGTGCAGGTAACCAAACACCAGACAAGACCTTAAACAATGCATTACGCGTACTTACGTTATTGGGTAGGCATGACATACCGGTTGCAAGTGGCGCTCCTAAACCACTAGCCCGCGAGCTTATCATTGCTGACAATGTACATGGGGAAAGCGGTCTTGATGGGCCTAAATTACCAGATCCCGCCTTTGCTCCTGTAGCACAAACGGCAATTGAGTTAATAGCCGATAAAGTGCGTAACAGCAAACAACCCGTCACTCTTGTTCCCACAGGACCGCTAACTAACATAGCGCTTTTTCTAGCCGCTCATCCTGAATTACATAGCAACATCGATAGTATCGTACTAATGGGAGGCGCTGCAGGTGTGGGCAATTGGACACCGGCTGCTGAATTCAACATATTTGTCGACCCAGAAGCAGCTGATATGGTGTTCAAATCAGGTTTGCCAATTGTAATGTGTGGGCTAGATGTGACACATGAAGCCCAGATTATGGATGAGGATATTGAGCGAATTCGAAAGATTGATAATCCGGTTGCACAATGTGTTGCAGAACTTCTCGATTTCTTCATGATTTACCATCGCGACCCTAAGTGGGGTTTTACCGGTGCACCATTGCACGATCCATGTACCATCGCATGGTTACTTAACCCGTCACTATTTACTGCAGTAGATTGCTGGGTTGGTATTGAAACTAAAGGACAGTATACACAAGGCATGACAGTGGTTGATCGCTATCAATTAACCAATAATCCACATAATGCCAAAGTACTATTCAATATTAACCGAACGGGTTTTGTCGACTTTATCGTAGAGCGTTTAAACGATTATTAACGAACTCATGCCATGCAGATTTAATTTGTCGGCATGGCTAACTAAGGATAAACATGAGTACATTACTAGTTGTCGGCAGTGCCAATGCCGATCATGTTCTAACATTCGACGAATTACCACAAGCAGGACAGACCTTAATCAGTCAGCAATATAGATTAGAACTTGGAGGAAAAGGAGCCAATCAAGCCGTGGCTGCTGTTAGGTTAAAAAATACTATGCAACAAGTATATTTTATCAGTGCTCTAGGTGATGACAGTAATGCAGCAACAATGCGTACAAATTGGACCGCTGATGGAATCGATTTGAGTGGCTGTTATCAAATTGCTAAGAAGAGTACTGGCACTGCGGTAATATTTGTTAATCAATATGGCGAGAACAGTATTGGAGTTGTACCAGGCGCCAATGCTTATTTATCTGCACACCATATTCAGCAGCAACACGCATTATTTGCTCAAGCTAATTACTTACTAATCCAACTAGAAACTTCGTTAGAGAGTGTTCATCAAGCATTAATACTCGCCAAGCAAAATCATTGCACTACGATTCTTAATCCTGCTCCAGCGACAAAACTAAATAACGATTTGTTAAATTTAATCGATATTATTACCCCTAACGAGACAGAGGCCTTAGCTTTAACTGGAATAGAAGTTATCGATCAACAAAGTGCGCAACAAGCCGCACAAAGTCTTCATAGCAGAGGAGTTAATATCGTTATTATCACCCTAGGCAGTAAAGGTGCCTATATCAGTGAAAAAGGCCAAGGAAGTATCATACCGACCCCGACGGTTAATGCTATAGATACCGTAGCAGCTGGCGACACTTTTAACGGTGCACTCATGGTGGCGTTAGATGAAGGAAAAACCTTAATTGAAGCTGTTGAATTTGCTAATTTGGCATCTTCAATAGCCGTAACGCGTAACGGAGCACAAAGTAGTATTCCTTACAGAAAAGAACTGACTTAATGACCCGCAATGAAACAGAAGTGAAGAGTTAACTATCTAGACAAATAAAATACAAAGACTGTTATATAGAGATAAGCTTGTTTAGCCGCATAAATTGTGGCTTTGATGGCAAAATCTCTACTCATTACACAATACTTGCTCAACGATAACGCAAATGCTGGTGTAAACTCAGCAATAATAGATAATACCGCTAAGGTCTTGACGCATTTGACCAAATTGCAGACACAAAAAAGCCTCGTCTAAGACGAGGCTTCTATGTAATTGGCGGAGCGGACGGGACTCGAACCCGCGACCCCCGGCGTGACAGGCCGGTATTCTAACCAACTGAACTACCGCTCCTTTAGCAAATTGCTTACGCACGATGCTAAATCTTTTTAAGTCGCTGATATGTCACTATCAGTAGACTTTCTCTTTCGTAAAAGAGAAATTAGGCGCCTGGAAATGACCTACTCTCGCATGGGGAGACCCCACACTACCATCGGCGATACTGTGTTTCACTTCTGAGTTCGGAATGGGATCAGGTGGTGCCACAGCTCTATGGTTTCCAGACAAATTTGCATATCTAACACGCTAATTCTTCATTAGGCATTAAATAATAATTCGGAAAGCTGATTGCTTCTATCTTACTTTGAGTCTCTTCACACCGTTTAAGCGCTTCATTCTAACACTAAGGTCAGTAAAACCCATCTGGGTTGTATGGTTAAGCCTCACGGGTCATTAGTACAAGTTAGCTCAACGCCTCACAACGCTTACACACCTTGCCTATCAACGTAGTAGTCTCCTACGGCCCTTTAGAGAGCTTAAAGCTCTAGGGATGACTCATCTTGGGGCTCGCTTCCCGCTTAGATGCTTTCAGCGGTTATCGATTCCGAACGTAGCTACCGGGCAATGCCATTGGCATGACAACCCGAACACCAGCGGTTCGTCCACTCCGGTCCTCTCGTACTAGGAGCAGCTCCCCTCAATCATCCAACGCCCACGGCAGATAGGGACCGAACTGTCTCACGACGTTCTGAACCCAGCTCGCGTACCACTTTAAATGGCGAACAGCCATACCCTTGGGACCGACTTCAGCCCCAGGATGTGATGAGCCGACATCGAGGTGCCAAACACCGCCGTCGATATGAACTCTTGGGCGGTATCAGCCTGTTATCCCCGGAGTACCTTTTATCCGTTGAGCGATGGCCCTTCCATTCAGAACCACCGGATCACTATGACCTACTTTCGTACCTGCTCGACGTGTATGTCTCGCAGTTAAGCTGGCTTATGCCATTGCACTAACCGTACGATGTCCGACCGTACTTAGCCAACCTTCGTGCTCCTCCGTTACTCTTTGGGAGGAGACCGCCCCAGTCAAACTACCCACCAGGCACTGTCCTCAACCCCGATAAGGGGCCAGAGTTAGAACATCAAAACTACAAGGGTGGTATTTCAAGATTGACTCCACTCAGACTAGCGTCCAAGCTTCAAAGTCTCCCACCTATCCTACACATGTAGGTTCAATGTTCAGTGCCAAGCTATAGTAAAGGTTCACGGGGTCTTTCCGTCTAGCCGCGGGTATACGGCATCTTCACCGCAATTTCAACTTCACTGAGTCTCGGCTGGAGACAGCGTGGCCATCATTACGCCATTCGTGCAGGTCGGAACTTACCCGACAAGGAATTTCGCTACCTTAGGACCGTTATAGTTACGGCCGCCGTTTACCGGGGCTTCGATCATGAGCTTCTCCGAAGATAACCCAATCAATTAACCTTCCGGCACCGGGCAGGCGTCACACCGTATACGTCATCTTGCGATTTTGCACAGTGCTGTGTTTTTGATAAACAGTTGCAGCCACCTGGTATCTGCGACTGCCGTCAGCTTAGGGAGCAAGTCCCATCACCAACAGCAGCGTACCTTCTCCCGAAGTTACGGTACCATTTTGCCTAGTTCCTTCAGCCGAGTTCTCTCAAGCGCCTTGGTATTCTCTACCCGACCACCTGTGTCGGTTTGGGGTACGATTCCTACTAACCTGAAGCTTAGAAGATTTTCCTGGAAGCATGGCATCAACTACTTCATCACCTTAGTGACTCGTCATCAGCTCTCAGCCTGTACATTAAAGTACGATTTCCCGGATTTGCCTAAGAAATCAACCTACCACCTTAAACGCGGACTACCAACGCCGCGCTAGCCTAGCCTTCTCCGTCTCTCCATCGCAGTTAGCAGAAGTACAGAAATATTAATCTGTTTCCCATCGACTACGCCTTTCGGCCTCGCCTTAGGAGTCGACTCACCCTGCCCCGATTAACGTTGGACAGGAACCCTTGGTCTTTCGGCGAGGGAGTTTTTCACTCCCTTTATCGTTACTCATGTCAGCATTCGCACTTCTGATACCTCCAGCGTGGGTTACCCCTTCACCTTCAACGGCTTACAGAACGCTCCTCTACCGCGCACTTCTAATGAAATGCACCCGTAGCTTCGGTGACTAGCTTAGCCCCGTTAAATCTTCCGCGCAGGCCGACTCGACTAGTGAGCTATTACGCTTTCTTTAAATGATGGCTGCTTCTAAGCCAACATCCTAGCTGTCTAAGCCTTCCCACATCGTTTCCCACTTAGCTAGTACTTTGGGACCTTAGCTGACGGTCTGGGTTGTTTCCCTTTTGACAACGGACGTTAGCACCCGCTGTCTGTCTCCCGAGTAGTACTCATTGGTATTCGGAGTTTGCAAAGGGTTGGTAAGTCGGGATGACCCCCTAGCCTTAACAGTGCTCTACCCCCAATGGTATTCGCTCGAGGCGCTACCTAAATAGCTTTCGAGGAGAACCAGATATCTCCGAGTTTGATTGGCCTTTCACCCCCAGCCACAAGTCATCCGCTCATTTTTCAACATAAGTCGGTTCGGTCCTCCAGTTGATGTTACTCAACCTTCAACCTGCCCATGGCTAGATCACTCGGTTTCGGGTCTACACCTTGCAACTAAACGCGCAGTTAACACTCGGTTTCCCTACGGCTCCGCTATTCGCTTAACCTCGCTACAAAATGTAAGTCGCTGACCCATTATACAAAAGGTACGCAGTCACGGTCTCAAGAACCGCTCCCACTGCTTGTACGTATACGGTTTCAGGTTCTATTTCACTCCCCTCACAGGGGTTCTTTTCGCCTTTCCCTCACGGTACTGGTTCACTATCGGTCAGTCAGGAGTATTTAGCCTTGGAGGATGGTCCCCCCATATTCAAACAGGATGTCACGTGTCCCGCCTTACTCGTTTTCATCTATGGTTAGTTTTCATGTACGGGGCTATCACCCTGTGCCGCTGTGCTTTCCAACACATTCCACTAACACCCCATAGACTTAAGGGCTAATCCCCGTTCGCTCGCCGCTACTAGGGGAATCTCGGTTGATTTCTTTTCCTCCGGGTACTTAGATGTTTCAGTTCCCCGGGTTTGCCTCATAACGCTATGTATTCACGTTATGATGACCACTTATGTGGCCGGGTTTCCCCATTCGGATATCGTTAGCTCAAATGCTTATTACTAGCTCGCCAACGCTTTTCGCAAGTTATTACGTCCTTCATCGCCTCTGACTGCCAAGGCATCCACCGTATACGCTTGGTCACTTAACCATACAACCCAAATGAGTTTCACACTCTTGAATTAACAAGAGAAGAACTCTGGGTCATATCATGACCAGCTGGTTTTTACTTGTCTCACTCCCGACCAGGAAGTGGACTCGCCTTAGTCTTTTAGAATATTCAAGACACTTAAACAGTGTATTGAGAACTCAAGTGTTAATGCTTTCGCATTAACGTTTTTCGCACTAACATAATCACACAAACGACAACGAATCATCATCCATGCGCCTTTAGTTAGTACTATCAGCTTTCCAAATTGTTAAAGAACAATGCTAACCGGCTCGCGGCGCATTTCACTCTACTTCCGAAGAAGTTAACAAGTAATCTGTGTGAACACTCACATGCATCGCTGCACTTTAGGTATTGAGTTAGTCGTATAGGTAAGGAGGTGATCCAGCCCCAGGTTCCCCTAGGGCTACCTTGTTACGACTTCACCCCAGTCATGAACCA
This region of Shewanella livingstonensis genomic DNA includes:
- a CDS encoding rhodanese-like domain-containing protein, with the translated sequence MQEYMEFFKANPMLSLAWVGLFVALVVSVIKSGTSKVKNVSHQELTLMVNKQDAKVVDVRGKEEFKKGHIVDALNVTLSEIKNNQVSSLEKFKTSPIILVCNSGMTSGQAAQLLTKQGFENVFNLKGGMGEWQGANLPVVKSKR
- the gpmM gene encoding 2,3-bisphosphoglycerate-independent phosphoglycerate mutase gives rise to the protein MMTKKRPLALLILDGWGHSEDTQDNAVFHANTPVLDKLNAQYAHSLISGSGIDVGLPDGQMGNSEVGHINIGSGRIVYQELTRISKAIADHEFEQNPALSDAVDKAIAANGAVHIMGLLSAGGVHSHEEHIEAMCRMAVKRGATKVYLHAFLDGRDTPPRSAKNSLVHFDELFAELGHGRTASIIGRYFAMDRDNRWDRVSQAYELITEGKAKFTYGSAPEALDTAYTRDENDEFVAASAIVDAQGEAVELNDNDTLIFMNFRADRARQITRTFVNPDFDGFVRNKTPKINFVMLTDYAADINAPVAYPSSDLVNTLGETLQNLNKTQLRISETEKYAHVTFFFNGGKEEPFEGEDRILIQSPKVATYDLQPEMSSTELTDKLVAAIESTKYDVIICNYPNGDMVGHSGKFEAAVKACEAVDACIGRVVEALAKVDGECLITADHGNAEKMTDPSNGQAFTAHTSNLVPFIYVGRDAVIKDGGRLSDIAPTMLTLMGQSIPKEMSGRCIIDLKE
- a CDS encoding murein hydrolase activator EnvC family protein; translation: MITRLFVKASICAGFLIFSFTATSADLSSRQSALKSIQAQINQQQNSLKDTSKQREKLISLLKSDEKAIARAAQKVNQSQTSLTTVNSKLRDLDKQQVELAGLKSSQQETLSKQLSSAYLAGNHDYTKMMLNQQNPATVERMLAYYQFLNNARIKAIKQLKQTSIDLDKVKQQQVTAQQKLNVLVIEQKKQALQLTKEQGQRQQTLTQLQRTLSSKGAELEQLQIEEASLKRIVQQAMVAAKANPTMDGLVSQKGKLKWPTNGRMSNRFGSSRSGQIVWKGAVLAAPEGQNINAVASGKVIYADWLRGFGMVLVIDHGKGYMSLYGHAQTLLRQPGDMVKTGESIALVGRSGGQSVPGLYFEIRNKGKAVDPAYYCR
- a CDS encoding divergent polysaccharide deacetylase family protein, whose amino-acid sequence is MRNQLLILLCLCSIMPATAAKIAIIIDDIGYRLTDEAALSLPTAITLSVLPHTPLGQKLANEGYKKGHEIMLHLPMQALNGKALGPGGLTNDMTEVQIKQQLQRAFSSIPFAKGANNHMGSLLTQMDEPMLWVMQSLKQQQLFFVDSFTTKYTKASNKAMQLGVPSLRRNIFLDNDISKHALEKQFQQMITQSKRQDKLIVIAHPYPQTIRFLNANLARLSDNGITLVPTSQLFDDMDIAAATQLNLSATLK
- a CDS encoding Rrf2 family transcriptional regulator, with protein sequence MQLTRYTDFGIRILMYLAVQPERESLFRIAEVTSVFELSSNHVAKIIHQLGKMGYLQTVRGKSGGFRLAKVADKVLIGQLVRDLENTLSPIDCESPYCRFTPICQLKGVLAQAVTAYLAVLDQYTLADIVANKSEILSTLPDLSISVLQID
- a CDS encoding YkgJ family cysteine cluster protein, translated to MNCRLGCVLCCIAPSITSVIPGMPKGKPAGVRCIQLNDDNFCMIFGLPDRPDVCAEFSASIDACGTTNEQALWLITDLESSTC
- a CDS encoding IS4 family transposase; this translates as MSIFNAEQWSYNHFKNGSFGDSRRTDRVIEVAADMARCSGKSIALSCRGNEAKVEGAYRLIRNDNISPEVIRASGFQHTAELAQPYAEILAIDDTTALSYKHQVAQELGKLGTTTDKSRGWWVHSTLLLDSFTTQTIGLIHQEYWLRPNNPEDADEKESGKWSEASYFCRQRLGDIMSRVISVCDREADILSYIQDKQKHNERFVVRAKHSRALVETGPKLFEHLESQAELGEYTIDIAQKGTKNSKGKPVNRVARKAKLTIKVAQVTFKAKGETQPVNVVYAQEKTSKNVTEPLRWMLLTTEPIDTLIQALHIIDIYTARWRIEDFHKAWKTGAGAERQRMTEPKNLERAVSILAFIGVRLLQLREAITLPYYLRKKGLLEEAKAVEAQRCDTVLEEDEWKVLMRFNKPRGHKDKGAPSLKWAYQSIAKLGGFTDTKRTGIASWTAVWEGWSTLQSHVVGYRVAKEMIADGESL
- the rihA gene encoding pyrimidine-specific ribonucleoside hydrolase RihA encodes the protein MKRPVILDCDPGHDDAISLILALSSVKLDVLAVTTSAGNQTPDKTLNNALRVLTLLGRHDIPVASGAPKPLARELIIADNVHGESGLDGPKLPDPAFAPVAQTAIELIADKVRNSKQPVTLVPTGPLTNIALFLAAHPELHSNIDSIVLMGGAAGVGNWTPAAEFNIFVDPEAADMVFKSGLPIVMCGLDVTHEAQIMDEDIERIRKIDNPVAQCVAELLDFFMIYHRDPKWGFTGAPLHDPCTIAWLLNPSLFTAVDCWVGIETKGQYTQGMTVVDRYQLTNNPHNAKVLFNINRTGFVDFIVERLNDY